In Dyadobacter sp. NIV53, a single window of DNA contains:
- a CDS encoding RNA polymerase sigma factor, with translation MVQTVKAYGSQLLGFIRQRVNSEEDAEDILQDVWYQLSSVPEIEAIEQVGSWLYRVARNRIIDKYRKQKPDSLEDYSYEDDEGEFNFKDILLADDGTPETVYMRELFWEQLTQALDELPENQRQVFVWNELEDQTFQEISDRTGDNIKTLISRKRYAVQHLRKRLETLYDEFVNY, from the coding sequence ATAGTTCAAACCGTTAAGGCCTATGGCAGCCAGCTATTGGGATTTATCCGCCAGAGGGTAAACTCAGAAGAGGATGCAGAGGACATTCTGCAGGACGTGTGGTACCAGCTTAGCAGTGTGCCCGAGATAGAGGCTATTGAACAGGTGGGAAGTTGGTTATACAGAGTGGCACGCAACCGTATCATTGATAAATACCGGAAACAGAAACCCGATTCACTGGAAGATTACAGTTATGAGGATGACGAAGGTGAATTCAATTTTAAAGATATACTGCTTGCTGACGATGGCACTCCCGAAACGGTATATATGCGTGAGTTGTTCTGGGAGCAGCTCACACAGGCATTGGATGAATTGCCGGAAAACCAGCGACAGGTCTTCGTCTGGAATGAATTGGAAGACCAGACCTTCCAGGAAATTTCAGACAGGACTGGCGATAACATTAAGACATTGATTTCCAGGAAACGGTATGCCGTTCAACATTTGCGGAAGCGACTGGAAACCTTATATGATGAATTTGTAAATTATTAA
- a CDS encoding Gfo/Idh/MocA family oxidoreductase, producing MSSKILNVGLIGFGLSGRYFHSPFLTTNPGFKLKTVVERSKNEAQEFDPSIENARSVDELLADESIDLVFICTPNDTHFPYAMDALQNGKHVVIEKPFSATEEEAKQLIEVAEEKGLILTAYQNRRWDSDFLTIKKLIAEDKLGDIVEYECRYDRFRPVVPTESWKEKSVPVGGNLYNLGPHLIDQALVLFGEPETVTAEIRSVRPNSEIDDYFDVRLGYVDKLVIVKSSLMVYENYLRYHLHGTKGSFIKGGLDPQEETLRKNVLPTEKPWGAEPENRWGKLYSEAFSGTIESEPGDYAPFYQNVYDAIVNGAELAVKPSEILRTTRVIDLAFQSSKEKKVMIF from the coding sequence ATGTCTTCAAAAATCCTTAATGTCGGTTTAATTGGTTTCGGACTTTCCGGACGGTATTTCCACTCCCCCTTTTTGACTACAAATCCTGGTTTTAAATTAAAAACAGTAGTAGAAAGAAGTAAAAATGAAGCGCAGGAATTCGACCCGTCTATTGAAAACGCTAGATCAGTGGACGAACTGCTGGCGGATGAATCTATTGACCTAGTCTTTATTTGTACACCCAATGACACCCACTTTCCTTATGCGATGGATGCTTTGCAAAATGGAAAACATGTTGTTATTGAAAAACCTTTTTCAGCAACTGAGGAAGAGGCGAAACAACTGATTGAAGTTGCAGAAGAAAAAGGATTGATTCTGACTGCTTACCAAAACCGTCGCTGGGATTCGGACTTCCTTACAATTAAAAAATTAATAGCAGAGGACAAACTGGGAGATATTGTAGAGTACGAATGCCGTTATGACCGCTTCCGTCCGGTAGTACCCACCGAATCCTGGAAAGAAAAAAGTGTCCCGGTTGGTGGGAATCTTTATAATCTGGGGCCACATTTGATTGATCAGGCACTGGTACTTTTCGGTGAGCCCGAAACGGTTACGGCCGAAATCCGCAGTGTTAGGCCCAATAGTGAAATTGATGATTACTTTGACGTCCGGCTTGGCTATGTAGATAAACTGGTTATTGTAAAATCAAGTCTGATGGTTTATGAAAATTATCTTCGTTACCATTTACATGGCACAAAGGGTTCTTTTATAAAAGGAGGACTTGATCCTCAGGAAGAAACTTTACGAAAAAATGTCCTGCCAACTGAAAAACCCTGGGGTGCCGAACCGGAAAATCGTTGGGGAAAATTATATAGTGAAGCATTCTCAGGAACTATTGAAAGCGAGCCGGGAGATTATGCACCCTTTTACCAAAATGTATACGATGCTATTGTGAACGGTGCAGAACTGGCTGTAAAGCCTTCTGAAATTTTGCGTACAACGCGTGTGATTGACTTAGCATTTCAAAGCAGTAAAGAGAAAAAAGTGATGATTTTCTGA
- a CDS encoding sugar phosphate isomerase/epimerase, translated as MSLSNSRRKFLINTLLTGSILPLIQEKSYSQSSSGNADLPKINIFSKHLQFLNYKDMAEAAKEMGFDGIDLTIRPKGHVIPEKVETDLPMAVEAMKKAGFSPSLFCTTVEDANNPVDKKLLETAAELGFKYYRMNWYKYNDQKTIPQSLDEYRDKIAGLSQLNMKLGLTGCYQNHAGRMVGASMFEIWEILKKADLQHMGAQYDIRHATLEGGLSWQTGFNLIRPYIKTIVLKDFMWEKNNGKWAPKSVPLGEGMVDFKTYFKLLKDNKIEAPVCLHLEYPLGGADQGADKLTVDRKVVFNAMKRDLAKVKEFWEMA; from the coding sequence ATGTCATTATCCAATTCCCGTCGTAAATTTTTGATAAATACACTTTTGACAGGAAGTATACTTCCGCTTATTCAGGAAAAATCGTATTCCCAAAGTTCGTCCGGAAATGCTGATCTGCCTAAAATCAACATTTTTTCCAAGCACCTGCAATTTCTGAACTACAAGGATATGGCAGAAGCTGCAAAAGAAATGGGATTTGACGGTATAGATCTGACTATTCGCCCAAAAGGCCATGTAATACCTGAAAAAGTAGAAACTGATTTGCCAATGGCAGTTGAAGCAATGAAAAAAGCAGGATTTTCGCCTTCCCTTTTTTGTACTACAGTGGAAGACGCAAACAATCCTGTCGATAAAAAACTGCTTGAAACGGCGGCAGAATTAGGTTTTAAATATTACAGGATGAACTGGTACAAATACAACGATCAAAAAACAATTCCACAGTCATTGGATGAATACAGGGACAAAATTGCAGGCCTGAGTCAATTAAACATGAAATTAGGTTTAACGGGCTGTTATCAGAATCATGCAGGAAGGATGGTTGGCGCGTCTATGTTTGAGATTTGGGAAATTCTTAAAAAAGCTGATTTACAACACATGGGAGCACAGTATGATATTCGCCACGCAACACTGGAAGGCGGGTTGTCGTGGCAAACAGGTTTTAATCTGATCCGGCCATATATCAAAACGATTGTGTTAAAAGATTTTATGTGGGAGAAAAACAATGGTAAATGGGCACCTAAAAGCGTACCTCTTGGTGAAGGAATGGTGGATTTCAAAACTTATTTTAAACTTTTGAAAGACAACAAAATTGAAGCTCCTGTTTGTTTACATCTGGAATACCCGCTCGGCGGTGCAGATCAGGGTGCAGATAAACTTACTGTTGACAGGAAAGTAGTTTTCAATGCAATGAAACGGGATCTGGCAAAAGTAAAAGAGTTTTGGGAAATGGCTTGA
- the tsaE gene encoding tRNA (adenosine(37)-N6)-threonylcarbamoyltransferase complex ATPase subunit type 1 TsaE, with translation MSLTPVVLRFKELADLDTVASELLKIGKNTPIWLFRGHMGAGKTTLIRSLCKNLDVTSVVHSPTFALVNEYITTNKKVVYHFDFYRIKDETEALDIGIEEYFDSGDFCFVEWPEKIESLWPLHYLLLELNLEESEERVLKVEVY, from the coding sequence ATGAGTTTAACACCCGTAGTCTTGCGCTTTAAAGAGCTGGCCGATTTGGATACAGTTGCATCTGAATTATTAAAAATTGGTAAGAATACGCCAATTTGGTTATTTCGGGGACATATGGGTGCTGGCAAGACCACTTTGATCCGATCACTTTGCAAAAATCTGGATGTTACATCGGTTGTCCATAGTCCTACATTCGCTTTGGTTAATGAATATATCACAACAAATAAAAAAGTTGTTTATCATTTCGATTTTTACCGCATTAAGGATGAAACTGAGGCTTTAGACATTGGAATAGAGGAATATTTTGATTCGGGAGATTTTTGTTTTGTAGAATGGCCTGAAAAAATTGAATCACTCTGGCCGCTTCACTATTTACTTTTAGAGCTTAATCTTGAAGAAAGCGAGGAACGTGTTTTGAAAGTGGAAGTGTATTAA
- a CDS encoding alanine dehydrogenase produces MAQPQLPGFKELAKQSALYPQESLLAVRKDQNSLLIGLPREVSLQENRIALTPDAVSILVRNGHEVWIETDAGKGANLSDHEYSEAGARIVPSAKEIYQANLILKVEPLVDEEFGYIKAGTTLISVLNLPALQKEYFEKLNQAKITGIGYELIEDKVGGKPIIRAMGEIAGSTVLLIAAEYLSTPNGGRGIILGGITGVPPTKIVILGAGTVAEYATRAAISVGADVKVFDKHIYRLQRLKYSIGQNLYTSIIDSDTLAEAISRADVVIGTMRAENGVSPMVVTKEMVSQMKPGSVIIDVSIDQGGSFETSHMTTHKEPTFKYNDVIHYCVPNIPSRVAHTASTALSNVFLPFLLQTGTIGGIEEMIYANRWFMKGVYCHKGTLTNSHIARNFNMRYKDLTLLLAARM; encoded by the coding sequence ATGGCGCAACCTCAACTTCCAGGTTTTAAAGAGCTAGCTAAACAGTCGGCACTTTATCCACAGGAATCACTTTTGGCAGTCCGGAAGGATCAGAATTCACTACTTATAGGTTTACCCCGTGAAGTTTCATTGCAGGAGAACCGTATTGCGCTCACGCCGGATGCCGTGAGTATTCTGGTTCGGAACGGGCATGAGGTGTGGATTGAAACGGATGCCGGGAAAGGTGCCAATTTGTCGGATCATGAGTATAGTGAGGCAGGTGCGAGGATTGTACCGAGCGCGAAGGAAATATATCAGGCAAATCTTATCCTGAAAGTGGAGCCTTTGGTAGACGAAGAGTTTGGCTACATCAAAGCCGGGACTACATTGATCTCTGTTTTGAATTTACCGGCTCTTCAGAAAGAATATTTCGAAAAGCTGAATCAGGCCAAAATTACGGGAATTGGCTATGAATTGATTGAGGACAAAGTAGGTGGAAAGCCAATTATCCGGGCAATGGGAGAAATTGCGGGGAGTACCGTATTATTAATTGCTGCGGAATATTTGTCAACGCCAAACGGCGGACGTGGAATTATCCTGGGAGGAATTACCGGAGTTCCGCCAACCAAAATTGTGATTCTTGGTGCGGGTACAGTCGCCGAATATGCAACCAGAGCTGCAATTAGTGTGGGCGCTGATGTGAAAGTTTTTGATAAACATATTTACAGGCTTCAAAGACTCAAATATTCCATCGGCCAGAATTTATACACTTCTATTATTGATTCGGATACATTGGCAGAAGCAATCAGCCGGGCAGATGTGGTGATCGGGACAATGCGTGCAGAAAATGGCGTAAGCCCGATGGTCGTAACCAAAGAAATGGTTTCACAAATGAAACCAGGTTCCGTAATCATTGATGTCAGCATTGATCAGGGCGGTTCTTTTGAAACATCACATATGACCACGCATAAAGAGCCTACTTTCAAATACAATGACGTAATCCATTATTGCGTCCCTAATATTCCTTCACGTGTTGCACATACGGCGAGTACAGCTTTAAGCAATGTATTTTTGCCGTTTTTACTGCAAACAGGAACAATCGGAGGAATTGAAGAAATGATTTACGCCAATCGTTGGTTTATGAAAGGAGTGTACTGCCATAAAGGAACATTGACAAACTCTCATATTGCCAGGAATTTTAATATGCGCTATAAAGACCTGACTTTGTTACTGGCAGCGAGAATGTGA
- a CDS encoding ABC transporter ATP-binding protein has protein sequence MNIIEVQHVTKDYANHRALDDVSINIPKGSIFGLLGPNGAGKTSLIRIINQITGPDAGQIIFDGQPLNQSHISRIGYLPEERGLYPKMKVGEQLLYLAQLKGLSKKEAMDKLKIWFVKFDIKTWWDKTVSDLSKGMQQKVQFVSTVLHEPDLIILDEPFSGFDPINANLIRDEILELKQKGSTIIFSTHRMETVEELCDNIALIHKSKKVLDGPKLQIKEEFKTNTYFVEYRGSLIINEEKYVLEPSKDLENGFRRTSIHLPSFITPNQLLSELLNQVEIRSFGENIPTMSDIFMKAVNEVPD, from the coding sequence ATGAATATTATTGAAGTACAGCATGTTACCAAAGACTATGCCAATCACAGGGCGCTGGACGACGTTAGTATAAACATTCCCAAAGGCAGTATTTTTGGATTGCTTGGCCCGAACGGAGCAGGAAAAACTTCACTTATCCGTATCATCAACCAGATAACCGGACCAGATGCGGGACAAATAATTTTTGATGGACAGCCTTTAAATCAAAGCCATATTTCAAGAATCGGGTATCTTCCTGAGGAACGCGGGCTTTATCCGAAAATGAAAGTCGGGGAACAATTGCTTTACCTGGCGCAGCTGAAAGGGCTTTCTAAAAAAGAAGCCATGGATAAACTGAAAATCTGGTTTGTTAAATTTGATATTAAAACCTGGTGGGACAAAACCGTATCGGATCTTTCGAAAGGAATGCAGCAAAAAGTACAGTTCGTTTCGACCGTTTTACATGAGCCGGACCTCATTATACTTGACGAACCGTTTTCTGGCTTTGATCCTATCAATGCCAATCTGATTCGGGATGAAATACTTGAATTAAAACAAAAAGGAAGCACAATTATATTTTCTACCCACAGAATGGAAACAGTGGAAGAACTATGTGACAACATTGCATTGATCCATAAATCTAAAAAAGTACTGGACGGGCCAAAACTACAAATCAAAGAAGAGTTTAAGACGAATACATACTTTGTAGAATACAGAGGTTCGCTTATTATCAATGAAGAAAAATATGTACTTGAACCAAGCAAAGATCTTGAAAACGGATTCCGTCGCACAAGTATACATTTGCCGTCTTTTATTACACCGAACCAGCTGTTAAGCGAATTATTAAATCAGGTTGAAATTCGTTCTTTCGGAGAAAATATCCCGACAATGAGTGACATTTTTATGAAAGCTGTGAACGAAGTTCCGGATTGA
- a CDS encoding ABC transporter permease: MRNILLVIRREYLVRVKKKSFLIMTILAPLFFVGSYAAVIWIAVGSVDLKTVQVVDESNLFKNEFKDTESLKFTYLTSSINSAKTQFQKSGANALVYIPANVIKEPKNVRIYAAKNVSMELKSNIEDVIEKQIEEIKLSEAGITHKILEDSRVNVRSETISLSEEGEKTSSSGAATVIGGMCAFLIYMSVFIYGTQVMRGITEEKTNRIVEVIISSVKPYQLMMGKIIGVALVGLTQFVLWILLTVSLSSVATAVLANKIPKDSKAMVDKMQTNMPSNNMPGSNVENPVAEVLGAVNSLNIPLILSCFLFYYLGGYLFYSALFGAVGAAVDNDADTQQFMLPITLPIIFSFVFAQFVLRDPDGNLAFWTSMIPFTSPIIMMVRIPFGVPAWQIALSMLLLVAGFMGTIWMASRIYRVGILMYGKKVTYRELAKWIFYK, from the coding sequence ATGCGAAATATATTACTGGTTATCAGGAGGGAATATCTGGTTCGTGTCAAGAAAAAGTCATTTCTTATTATGACTATTCTGGCTCCGCTGTTTTTTGTTGGTTCCTATGCAGCTGTGATTTGGATCGCTGTTGGTTCCGTTGATCTGAAAACTGTTCAGGTAGTTGATGAAAGCAATTTATTCAAAAATGAATTTAAGGATACCGAATCTTTAAAATTCACATATTTGACTTCTTCCATTAATTCTGCCAAAACCCAATTTCAGAAAAGTGGTGCAAATGCACTGGTTTATATTCCGGCCAATGTAATAAAAGAACCAAAAAACGTCCGGATTTATGCTGCTAAAAATGTTAGCATGGAGCTAAAATCGAATATTGAAGATGTAATAGAGAAACAGATCGAAGAGATCAAACTTTCGGAAGCCGGTATTACACATAAAATCCTGGAAGATTCCCGCGTGAATGTCAGATCTGAAACGATAAGCCTGAGCGAAGAAGGAGAAAAAACAAGCAGTTCAGGAGCTGCAACGGTAATAGGCGGAATGTGTGCTTTCCTGATTTATATGTCCGTGTTTATTTATGGGACACAGGTAATGCGTGGAATTACCGAAGAAAAAACCAACCGTATCGTTGAAGTGATTATTTCATCTGTAAAGCCTTATCAATTGATGATGGGCAAAATTATTGGTGTGGCATTGGTAGGGCTTACCCAATTTGTATTATGGATACTTCTTACCGTTTCATTAAGTTCTGTCGCTACGGCAGTACTTGCGAATAAGATTCCGAAGGATTCAAAAGCCATGGTTGATAAAATGCAAACGAATATGCCAAGCAATAATATGCCGGGTTCCAATGTTGAAAATCCGGTTGCAGAAGTCCTTGGAGCGGTCAACAGTCTGAATATCCCCTTAATTTTATCCTGTTTTTTGTTCTATTATCTGGGCGGATATTTGTTTTACAGTGCATTATTCGGAGCAGTTGGTGCTGCGGTTGATAATGATGCAGATACCCAGCAATTTATGCTTCCCATTACTTTGCCTATCATATTTTCATTTGTTTTTGCCCAGTTTGTCCTCAGAGATCCGGATGGAAACCTGGCATTCTGGACATCCATGATTCCCTTTACGTCACCCATTATTATGATGGTCCGTATTCCGTTTGGAGTACCAGCCTGGCAAATAGCCCTTTCTATGTTGCTTTTGGTTGCTGGCTTTATGGGCACCATTTGGATGGCTTCCCGCATTTACCGTGTCGGGATTTTAATGTACGGCAAAAAGGTTACTTACAGAGAACTGGCAAAATGGATTTTTTACAAGTAA
- a CDS encoding DUF2723 domain-containing protein: MTRFNRSNNLTGWIVFAIALITYSLTVERTASFWDCGEFIACAFKLQVPHPPGAPFFLLIGRIFSLFAFGDLTNVAYWVNMVSVLSSAFTILFLFWTITLLARKLIGKPDEELTSGDIMLLMGSGIVGALAYTWSDSFWFSAVEAEVYGMSSFFTAIVIWAVFKWERIKDPAAENRYLIFIAYLVGLSIGVHLLNLVTIPALALVYYFKKFPKPSVFGGVIAFIGGLVILAIINSGIIPGLPSMAGKFEIFFVNSLGLPYKSGVIFFIVLFIGALIWGIRYSHQKAMVLLNTGLLSLAFVLVGYACYLLVLVRAEYNPPINENNPNDVLSFVSYLKREQYGSRPLLYGPSFVSRPVSQKRGAPMYRKQDGKYTIYDYRPEYEYEPGSSMLLPRMYSTQSGHPQLYMQMAGLAEGQKPSMGNNLSFMFSYQIGHMYWRYFLWNFVGRESDEEGAGNLLPWDVLKKYPSPIENNKAHDNYFMLPFLLGLFGLVIVYFRQKRDLLVLGLLFLLTGVALVVYLNSPPTEPRERDYIYVGSFYIFCIWIGFGVIAVADGISKFVKDATTRAGVATAVCLVVPVIMGAKGWDNHNRDHRFHSVDFAKNLLNSCAPNAILFTGGDNDTFPLWYVQEVEGFRTDVRVCNLSLLGTDWYIDQMKRKTYLSEALPISLDKNNYAFGKNDIVPFYEIPSVKGGINLKEYLGLVKSENKAIQVPLTSGDMTSILPSSVLFLPVDAEAVKKMNIIKNDLVPFIGDSISWTIGKGDLYKSDLIMLDIISTNDWKRPIYFSSTLGGSSYLNLKEYMQLEGYAYRLLPVRVPGAQDGYVNSDVMYNNLMNKMYWRELDNPKTYYDNTYLGSPVATARIAFLRLAGQLIADGKKDEAKKAIEKSLSTMPDKSIPYDNFSANFIGILFDLGQTKQALDIADVMAVRADEVLTWAKDNGTTKRRDSNLYLYILQTIVQECREAKQEPAAKKYEVMFQKHLAAFNMYGGQ; the protein is encoded by the coding sequence ATGACCCGTTTCAATCGTTCCAACAACCTTACGGGTTGGATTGTCTTCGCCATTGCACTGATAACCTATTCGCTCACCGTTGAAAGAACGGCCAGCTTCTGGGATTGTGGCGAATTTATTGCCTGTGCCTTTAAATTGCAGGTTCCTCACCCTCCGGGAGCTCCGTTTTTCCTTTTGATAGGACGGATTTTCTCTCTTTTTGCATTTGGTGATCTTACCAATGTTGCATACTGGGTCAATATGGTTTCAGTATTAAGCAGTGCATTCACTATCCTGTTTCTTTTCTGGACTATCACCTTATTAGCCCGCAAACTGATTGGTAAACCGGATGAAGAATTAACTTCCGGTGATATTATGTTGCTGATGGGTTCGGGTATTGTAGGTGCTCTTGCCTATACCTGGTCAGATTCATTCTGGTTCTCAGCCGTCGAAGCTGAGGTTTACGGTATGTCTTCATTTTTTACTGCCATCGTAATCTGGGCTGTTTTTAAATGGGAACGCATTAAAGATCCGGCAGCGGAAAATCGTTATCTTATATTTATTGCATATCTGGTTGGACTTTCAATTGGTGTCCATTTGCTGAACCTGGTAACTATTCCAGCTTTGGCACTGGTATATTATTTCAAGAAATTTCCTAAGCCAAGCGTTTTTGGTGGTGTTATTGCTTTTATCGGCGGTTTGGTAATTCTTGCCATTATTAACTCTGGTATTATTCCCGGGCTTCCAAGTATGGCAGGTAAGTTTGAGATATTCTTTGTGAATTCACTTGGGCTTCCTTATAAATCAGGAGTAATATTTTTTATAGTCCTGTTTATCGGAGCGCTTATCTGGGGTATCCGGTATTCGCATCAAAAGGCGATGGTGTTGCTTAATACCGGCTTGCTCTCGCTGGCATTTGTACTGGTTGGTTACGCCTGTTATCTGTTGGTTCTGGTACGCGCGGAATACAATCCTCCAATCAATGAAAACAATCCAAATGATGTCCTGAGCTTCGTATCTTACCTGAAAAGAGAGCAATATGGCAGTCGCCCTCTTCTTTACGGGCCATCATTTGTTTCCCGTCCGGTAAGCCAGAAACGTGGTGCGCCTATGTACCGCAAACAGGATGGAAAATACACCATTTATGACTACCGCCCTGAGTATGAATATGAACCGGGCAGCAGCATGTTGTTGCCTCGTATGTACAGTACGCAGTCAGGTCACCCGCAATTGTATATGCAAATGGCCGGTCTGGCAGAAGGACAAAAGCCTTCAATGGGAAATAACTTGTCATTTATGTTTTCGTATCAGATCGGGCACATGTATTGGCGCTATTTCCTCTGGAATTTTGTTGGACGCGAAAGTGACGAAGAAGGTGCAGGGAATTTACTTCCATGGGATGTCCTGAAAAAATATCCGTCACCGATCGAAAACAACAAAGCGCATGATAATTACTTTATGCTGCCATTCTTATTAGGTCTTTTTGGATTGGTTATTGTTTATTTCCGTCAAAAAAGAGATTTACTGGTTCTGGGATTATTGTTCCTGTTAACTGGTGTAGCCCTTGTCGTTTATCTGAACTCTCCACCAACCGAGCCTCGTGAACGTGATTATATTTATGTAGGGTCGTTCTATATTTTCTGTATCTGGATTGGATTTGGTGTAATTGCCGTGGCCGATGGGATAAGCAAATTTGTGAAAGATGCTACCACACGTGCCGGAGTTGCAACTGCTGTTTGTCTGGTTGTTCCGGTAATAATGGGCGCAAAAGGATGGGACAATCATAACCGTGATCACAGGTTTCATTCAGTAGATTTTGCCAAGAACCTGTTGAATTCCTGTGCACCAAATGCGATCCTGTTTACAGGTGGAGATAACGATACATTTCCATTGTGGTATGTACAGGAAGTGGAAGGTTTCCGTACCGATGTTCGCGTTTGTAACCTGAGTTTGCTGGGAACAGACTGGTATATTGATCAGATGAAACGCAAAACATATCTTTCAGAAGCACTTCCAATTTCTTTGGATAAAAACAATTATGCTTTTGGGAAAAACGATATTGTTCCTTTTTATGAAATACCAAGTGTAAAAGGCGGTATCAACCTGAAAGAGTATCTGGGTCTGGTTAAATCAGAAAATAAAGCAATTCAGGTACCGCTTACAAGTGGTGACATGACTTCAATTTTGCCTTCGTCCGTTCTTTTCCTACCTGTTGACGCAGAAGCAGTGAAGAAAATGAACATCATCAAAAATGACCTGGTTCCATTCATTGGAGATTCTATCAGCTGGACAATCGGAAAAGGTGATTTGTATAAATCGGATCTGATCATGCTGGATATTATTTCTACCAACGACTGGAAACGCCCGATCTATTTCTCATCAACACTGGGTGGTTCAAGTTACCTGAATCTGAAAGAATATATGCAGCTGGAAGGTTATGCGTATCGTTTACTTCCGGTACGTGTACCAGGAGCGCAGGACGGTTATGTAAATTCTGACGTGATGTACAACAACCTGATGAATAAGATGTACTGGCGCGAACTGGATAATCCTAAGACATATTACGATAACACCTATCTGGGATCTCCGGTGGCTACTGCAAGAATAGCATTTTTACGTCTGGCTGGTCAGTTAATTGCTGATGGCAAGAAAGATGAAGCTAAAAAAGCAATAGAAAAATCGCTTTCAACAATGCCAGACAAAAGCATTCCTTATGATAATTTCTCTGCAAATTTCATTGGGATTCTGTTTGATCTTGGACAAACAAAACAAGCATTGGATATTGCTGATGTAATGGCAGTCCGTGCAGACGAAGTACTGACATGGGCCAAAGACAACGGCACCACCAAACGTCGTGACAGTAATCTGTACTTGTACATCTTGCAAACGATCGTACAGGAATGCCGCGAAGCAAAACAGGAACCCGCTGCCAAAAAATACGAAGTAATGTTCCAGAAACATCTGGCCGCATTTAATATGTATGGCGGACAGTAA